One genomic segment of Hymenobacter psoromatis includes these proteins:
- a CDS encoding DUF5597 domain-containing protein, which yields MDGAPYLMLGAQIHNSSAWPAVLPTVVWPAMQALHANTVEMPVYWEQLEPEPGKFDFSVVDGLVAQARAHHVRLVLLWFGTWKNGSNHYTPAWMKRQPQRYPNVVGATGQPLDSPSPHAPATLAADIRAFTAFMGHLKLIDPARTVIMVQVENEPGTWGGVRDFSPAAQRLFEAPVPAGLLAALGKPAGAGSWQAVFGEDADEFFHAWFIGRFVGQVAAAGKAVYPLPLYTNAALRDPLRPSRPPSYESGDPTDNVLAIWKAAAPALDLLAPDIYMTDDARYRRVLELYQRPDNALLIPETGSQAANARYFYAALGLGAIGFAPFGLDLANFADSPPGAPALTAANLAAFALNYRAFAPMAREVARLNFEGKLRAVAEAPPTPPAAPDAAAGPAAATATPAPAVAQLAPPLHFAGWDATVAYGPRVGTGAGANAQPIGRAMLAQLGPDEFLVTGAYARVNFRPAGAAAGKPWQFMRVEEGQYENGVFKPVRIWNGDETDWGLQFSSVPQVVRVRLYTR from the coding sequence GGTGCGCCCTACCTCATGCTGGGCGCGCAGATACACAATTCCAGCGCCTGGCCGGCGGTGCTGCCCACCGTGGTATGGCCCGCCATGCAGGCCCTGCACGCCAACACCGTGGAAATGCCCGTGTACTGGGAGCAGCTGGAGCCGGAGCCGGGCAAGTTCGATTTTTCGGTGGTCGATGGGCTGGTGGCGCAGGCCCGCGCCCACCACGTGCGCCTGGTGCTGCTGTGGTTTGGCACCTGGAAAAACGGCAGTAACCACTACACGCCCGCCTGGATGAAGCGCCAGCCGCAGCGCTACCCCAACGTGGTGGGTGCCACCGGCCAGCCCCTCGACTCGCCCTCGCCCCACGCCCCGGCCACGCTGGCGGCCGATATTCGGGCTTTTACCGCCTTCATGGGGCATCTGAAACTCATCGACCCGGCGCGCACCGTTATCATGGTACAGGTGGAGAACGAGCCGGGTACCTGGGGCGGCGTGCGCGATTTTTCGCCCGCTGCCCAACGCCTATTTGAGGCCCCGGTGCCGGCCGGGCTGCTGGCGGCGCTCGGCAAGCCGGCCGGGGCTGGCAGCTGGCAAGCGGTGTTTGGGGAAGATGCCGACGAGTTTTTCCACGCCTGGTTTATCGGGCGCTTCGTGGGGCAGGTAGCCGCGGCGGGCAAGGCGGTGTACCCGCTACCCCTCTACACCAACGCTGCCCTGCGCGACCCGCTGCGGCCCAGCCGCCCACCCAGCTACGAGAGCGGCGACCCTACCGACAACGTGCTGGCCATCTGGAAGGCCGCTGCCCCGGCCCTCGACCTGCTGGCCCCCGACATCTACATGACCGACGATGCTCGCTACCGCCGGGTGCTGGAGCTGTACCAGCGGCCCGATAATGCCCTGCTGATACCCGAAACCGGCAGCCAGGCCGCCAACGCCCGCTACTTCTACGCCGCGCTGGGCCTGGGGGCCATCGGCTTCGCGCCGTTCGGGCTCGACCTGGCCAACTTTGCCGACTCGCCGCCCGGCGCGCCCGCCCTCACGGCCGCCAACCTGGCCGCCTTCGCTCTCAACTACCGGGCCTTCGCCCCGATGGCCCGCGAGGTGGCTCGCCTCAACTTTGAGGGCAAGCTCCGGGCCGTGGCCGAAGCGCCCCCTACCCCCCCCGCAGCGCCCGATGCGGCGGCTGGTCCGGCGGCGGCTACCGCCACGCCGGCCCCGGCCGTGGCCCAGCTTGCGCCGCCCCTGCACTTCGCCGGCTGGGATGCCACCGTGGCCTACGGCCCGCGCGTTGGCACCGGAGCCGGGGCCAACGCCCAGCCCATCGGGCGCGCCATGCTGGCTCAGCTCGGCCCCGATGAGTTTCTGGTAACCGGGGCCTACGCCCGCGTCAATTTCCGGCCGGCCGGGGCCGCCGCCGGCAAGCCCTGGCAGTTTATGCGGGTGGAGGAAGGGCAGTACGAAAACGGCGTTTTCAAGCCCGTTCGCATTTGGAATGGGGACGAGACGGACTGGGGCCTGCAATTCAGCTCGGTGCCGCAGGTGGTGCGGGTGCGGCTATATACCCGGTAG